The DNA window TATACTTCAAAATGCAATTTTAAAACCGTTTTGAGGTTTGAAAAGCTATCgtccaattttaaaacttgcaatactaccaatTTGTTTTCGGAATCAAAACTTGATCTTGTGTTAATCAATTAACAACTTAAAatcgtatgataaaaaaatatttcgtcGTGCATCGCACGTGGGTTGAAACGAGTGTGTTATAATATATCAGTTTTAATCTatcttttatttgatttttaactGACTTCAATCGcatccattaactattcatGAATCCAATTAATAATACGTTTTATTGATCATAAAATTTCATTaacaaaaatccaaaatttacaTTACAAATTCCTAAAATACTACCTTCATCTGCCATTAAAtgttacatttttctttttacacCCGTCCGCCAATagatgtctcatttcacttttaccttTTTTGGGAGGTGGATCTCATATTACATTAACTCACTTTACAcacgtttttttataaaaccaatataaaaaaatatgactcaTCTTCCAATAATTTTTTCTATCACTTTCTTTTATAAAGTTGATCAATTTCTTAAACCCGAGCTGGtaaaaaatgagatatttatttgtAGACCGAGGGGTAAAACTTagataatttaaatcctaaaaattaaaattatataattgaaatcctaaattttaaaaattaaataaattaaacccTAGAAATTAATCCTTATATAatttactacctccgtccctgaaaatttttctcatttttcaattttcgtccgtcccccaaaatttgtctcatttcactttttaccatttttggtagtagacCCCATATTCTACTgactcatttctactcacattttattataaaactaatataaaaagtaggacccataatccactaactttttcaactcactttccattatatttcttaaaaattgaaaactactGGAGCGGCAGCGGCTGTAGCGGTAGCGGCAGTATGAGGCATGTTTTGGGCTCGTTTGATGGGTCTGAAAAGGTATGAAAAGGCCCTCTTTTCCAGGCTTTTACATTGTTCGatactaattaaattttaacTTCATGCCCACCAATATGCACTAGGCCCGTATATATTTTCTGGCATTCATTAGTTAGCTTTTCCGCCCAAAAGCTAAGGAATCTATTCTGGGTGTTGGAGTGCTTGTGCAATTTTTTGTGAATTGAGTCACCGAAGAAAGGGGAGTTCGACAAAGTTTCAAGAATTGCTGCCCTCTTTATTCTTAGATATTTTTGATGTGCTTATTGGAGTTCTTGTGCTTATGTTTAAAATTGAGGCACTGATGACAAAAAAAGTAATCCAGATGTGCTTGTTCCGAGTTTTTGTTGGTCCAATTTTGTTCTTATTagtaattttgataattttaatcaatGGCAAACTAATGTAAAACAAACATTTGGTGAGGGGTAAAAATGGAAGTTCACTATCTATCATGGTGCAAGATTAAACTTATCAAACACGGAGAAAAGAAGAGCTTTTCTGAAAAATTAAGAGTATATTCCCAAATATTTCTTGAGAAACATTTTTCACATAAAAGTACTCTCTCTGTCCTAGTTACTACGACTCATTTCTTTTTCGCACTTGTTTAAAAGAATaacaataaatagttaaagtgaagagaaattaaaataagagagaatactATAGAAGAGACTCTCTtgtatattattctctctcttactttattttctctcaactgtaactatttattaccattttttcaaaacacgtACAAAAAAGAAAGGGATCATCTTAACTGATACCAAAGGAGTATCAAACATGCCCTTAAGTGCATATAATTGtcacatttatttattaagtaTGATACAAGATagaattattaatatatagtactacatctatcctttaaaaataaatactatttctattttagtatggcccataaaaattaaaaattttaaattttctattttagaaaagtggatcccacaatccactaatactatttcaactactttttttctctcttttttttttttctctttgagCACTCACAATAGGGCGCCGATTAGCCACCATTCCATCGACGCCTACTGCCGTTAGGATGCCGAGCAGCGTTGATTGGCGGATGATGCCCCTTGGGTATTGACGAGCATGGTCGGCGCAAGATCGACGCTTATTGCACGCCGCTCGGAGTGCCGATCtctattttttgatttttttcccaCCCCTATATATACACCTCATTGCTCTCCATTTCATTCACACCTCTTATTCTCTCCACtacaatttttttctctctagcAATAAAATGAATCCCGATAATGAATCCCGATAGTGATTCCCCAAACACCAACGAGTCCCAGTGTCCCGACGTGTCCCAATTCCCTGACGGAAACCGATTCCGTGATGGCTACCCTCTGTTCCCCGGTGGCTATGCTCCATTCCAAGGTGGGTACCCTCTGTACCAAGGCGGCTATGCTATGTGCCAAGGGGGCTACGCCGGTACCGGTAGACCATTGAACCCCTCCTCGCAGTACGGGGATAATGTCTATCGACCCAATATGGACGGAATCGCCGATTGATTGGATGATCCTGTCCCGACGGCCAATCCTATCTTCAATAACGAGTCATTCTCGCTGTTGGACTTAGATATTTCTCCGTACGGGGAGGATCCTGAGGGGGAGGGAGGGGAAGGCAACTTTAGACGAGCCGTCTTAGCCCGAGGGTCAGTCCAAGATGATGAAGTGTGCCTGAGTTGCTTGCTATTTGCGAGTAGTTGGGTCGACATGTTGGAGGATCCCATTGTGTCGAACATGCAGACACTAGGAGGGTTCTGGGGCGTATCGCAGATAGATACGCCATAGTGAAACATAAAGGGCAAAAACGCACAACGGGGACCAACTCCACGACATCTACGAGAACACCCTCCGGAGATGACCAGCGGCCAGAGTATGGATCACGGCACCAACCTCTTGAAGGAGTCCTCAAAATCCAAATAGGGTTGGAGTCGAATGCCCCGAAGCGGACTAGGCTCGGGGTCTTCGGAAGCTACAACAGCAGCATCGGCGATAACTTCATCGACATTACCGAAGATACTGATCCGTTACCTTCGCCTCTTACCCAGAGGCGTCCAATGGGCGTTAAAGCAGCTAAGTGGAATGGGAAGGCAGCGGCCAGCGGGTCCTTAGATGCCCTATCAATGATGGGGGCACAAGATTTGTCGAAAAACATCTGGATCCAATAGAGGAGAACGCTGTTCGACATGTTAAAAGCCCAGGCGCTGAAACCTCCGAGCATGAAGAGGAAATATGTGTCACTTATCCGAGAGCTAAAGTGTGATTTGGGGATGCCGAATGCTGGGGCTGATGCAAACGAGTAATGGAACGAGtttgtagaattttttttatagaattttttttattctaataaACTAtgattttttcttcaatttaattcatttttcttataTTCGATAAATACTAACAATTAAAACGAATTAGAGATAAGTGAAATTGAGATAGCTGAGGACGAACTTAAGATGGACTGCTGATGTGGCTGAAGGAAAGTGGAGATGAGGTAAAGATCGGCTGTCCACTATTattacttatttttttattctttcttactttattgtGTATTAAATCCTATATCGTTCCAAAACTTTATACTCCCCGTCCCCTcgttaaaaatgaaatatttcaaatatggACATGATATATATAGCATCACAGCCATCAGATCTCAGTTTCCTTTCAGCTGATTGCAGCAAATCCATCTCATCTCTCTCCAACCGCTCCTCGCGCTCTCATCGATTGGAAAAATCGGTACGTAACTTTCCAGATCCAATTCCATATTCTTTACATTTCAATCGCGAAGATTATGTAATATTCGTTGTTTCATTTCGTATTTTGATGTTTTTTGCGCATCACATCTGCTTAAATTGTTCATGTCATTGATACGGCTTAGTTGTTGGAGTAGTTAATCGTTTTGAATGTCActagtttgtgtttgtgttacGATGTGTTTGAATTTTGGTTGAGTTGATTCAGTTTTGTACGTGGTGATCCAATTTTAACACTCTGAATTAATGGCAGTTAGcggttgattttatttttaataagctCTTTGGATAAGCGAGGATCTACTGTGATGATCTAGATTAGATTGTGGTTGCTAGAGCCTCTAGTTGGCAAGCGATTAGATTCTAGGGCCCGTGTCAGACTTGTGGAGTGGAAAGGAGCTTGCCTCAGCTTCTTAGAAACAGAAATTTCGTTTCATTGTATCGAGTGACCTTGGTTGGTTATGAACCGATGGAAAGATGTGATCAATTTACTGATTGGGAAGAAATTAAAGGAGACTGCAGACTTTGATGTGTGGTATAGATTGAATGAAGTGTCACTAGCTGGTATTCTGCAGTTGATAAGCTGTTAGGGAGGCATAGCTTGTATATTATCActtgtgtaatgtgtaattGTGTATGAAAGTTAAAGTTTAGAATCCACAGCTTACTGCTACTGAATGCAGTTGCTTCAGTCTGTAGCTGATAACATATTCTTATTTGGTTGGCAATATTGTGGATTTTTCAGGTTAAGTATGGGTGCTGAAAATAATGTTGACATGGAGGAGGGAACTCTGGAGATTGGAATGGGTATATTGTCATGCAACTTACCTTACTTCTCTTTGTTCACATGAATGTGAAGATGCTCATGTGGTCCTTCCTTCAATTTCAGCTTTCCACCATTTTATTggtttcttattttttatttatatatgtgacATAAGAATGTATTGAATCAAATCGTCACTAAGACCATTATCTCTATGATTTCCTTGATCTCTTACTCTAAAGAAACATTGCTGATAGAAAGATTTTAGTTTTCCAACTATCAAAGTATTGAACTATTTTCTTTATGAAATAATTGGGGTTTCTTAGCAAACCCACCCGTCTGAATCTTCTCAATACACCCAAGTTATGTTCACCTTGGGAAGCTTGCCTTACAACTATTAGATTTAAGTTCATTGATATTTGGTTCTGTTGGATCTGTTTTCGACATGTGTGCAGAATACAGAACTGTATCTGGAGTTGCTGGACCTCTTGTCATCCTCGACAAAGTGAAGGTAAATGTTGTGTTTCCTTGTCATATTTCTTCCTCATAAGGCATCATTTTCATATGCGTCTCTTGGTCGAAAATTTTAGGTCATGGAACAGGATTTATTTATATGTCTTTCTGAAACCATGCCAGGGACCCAAGTACCAGGAAATTGTTAACATTCGCCTAGGAGATGGAACAACTCGACGTGGGCAAGTGTTAGAGGTTGATGGAGAGAAGGCTGTTGTTCAGGTGATCATAGCCTCTAGTTCCGATAATTTAGGGTTTCGTTCTTTGATTTGATgattaatagtatattttttatatctatACAAGTTCTGTATATTTGAACTTTGTGCTTCATTatggaaaaaaaattctctTTTTGGCTTCTTCTTAGtgttataaattaatgaaaaatggTTCCTTCTAAAAGAGCTGCATTCGAATTGCTAGCATTTATAGTTCACAAACATCAATACTTACACTATAGTTGTTGACCTTTGAGGAGGCACTCATCACATACtattttgtttcttgttcattaggTTTTTGAAGGAACTTCTGGAATTGATAACAAATATACAACAGTCCAGTTTACCGGCGAGGTACAGTCATTCtcaatttttattaaaactctCTCTCAGAAAGCCTTTTATTGTCTCCTTTCTTGAATTATTAGCATCCTGTCATTTTTCTGGCCGAAGAGTGCAAAAATCCCAACtccttaaattatttatttctttgacGTTTTAAACTCAGGTATCATAAAAACTCTACTATATCTTATTTGCAGGTTCTAAAGACACCAGTCTCGCTGGACATGCTTGGACGTATCTTTAATGGTTCCGGGAAACCCATTGACAATGGCCCTCCTATTCTTCCTGAGGCTTACTTGGATATATCTGGCAAGTGTGCATCGAATACTAGTTACCACTATGCATATATGCCAGGTGGCCATAACTCATACgtttatgaattttttaaattgttactGCAGGGAGTTCAATCAATCCTAGTGAGAGAACTTATCCTGAAGAAATGATTCAGACTGGAATTTCCACTATTGATGTCATGAACTCAATTGCTCGTGGACAGAAAATTCCTCTTTTTTCTGCTGCTGGTCTCCCCCACAATGAAATTGCTGCCCAGATCTGTCGCCAGGCTGGTCTTGTCAAACGATTGGAGAAATCTGATAATCTTCTTGAGGTACGTACTTTggagaaaattacaacataattAACTttgttaaaattaaaaaagcGCCAGGTGATTCCTTTGTTACAGCATTGTTCTCATGATCTACTCTGTCATGCAGGGTGGCGAGGAGGACAATTTTGCCATTGTCTTTGCTGCTATGGGAGTGAACATGGAGACAGCTCAGTTCTTCAAACGTGATTTCGAGGAAAATGGATCTATGGAGAGAGTGACTCTTTTCCTGAACTTGGTGAGTAATGTGACCTCCTTGGTTGGAATTGGTTAGTTTTTTAGGAAAATCCTTGATGAAGATTCTTTATATATTTTCCTAATATTACCGTTTCTGCAGGCCAACGATCCAACTATAGAACGCATAATTACACCCCGTATTGCCCTGACAACTGCAGAATATTTAGCATATGAATGCGGAAAGCATGTTCTTGTCATATTGACAGATATGAGCTCCTATGCTGATGCTCTTCGTGAGGTAACTCCTGAAAAAAACAGCCAGATTTGTATGCATGATCAAGTCTCATAGTTATAGTATAGTAGATATAAAATATCTATAACTAACTATAAATAGTTACAACAGTTCCGTCTATCTGATAGATTAGGAGAAATCTTACCTATGTTTTTCCGATTTTGATTTTTGTAATCTGATTAAAAGAAtctaaattcaaatatttaattacaTTATTTTTTGATACATCTCatgaaaaaatgtttttttttttaaaaatggtgATTGTCCTTATTTTTAACTGCTGATTTGAAGTTTAACACGTCTCTGTTATATTTAAACATTTCTAATTAGGTAGCTGCCGTGCAACTGTTCTCATTTCTGTTATATCTAGCTTGGACTTGATATTTATgtcaattttatgtttttgtaaaaataatgagTGACAGATTAAGTGATTAATTATCCCTTTTTAGGTGTCTGCTGCTCGAGAGGAAGTGCCTGGAAGACGTGGATATCCCGGTTACATGTACACTGATCTGGCAACCATCTATGAACGAGCTGGACGTATTGAAGGGCGCAAAGGATCCATCACCCAAATTCCTATTTTGACCATGCCCAATGACGGTAACACATATGCCAACATTTAACATTAGCTACCTGATGATCTTCTTTATACATATAcatgtgtgtgtatttattATCAGCATTAGTATATTTTCAGGTTAACCTTGTCCTGATCATTTGCTCATTGAAATTGTTCAGATATTACACATCCAACTCCAGATCTTACAGGTTATATTACCGAGGGGCAGATATACATTGACAGACAACTTTACAATAGGCAGGTAAATACAAGGAGATAGTCTTTCTCTGGTTGATCATATGCAAGCAATTACACCACAATTTGCTCAAGTCTGAACTTTAGGGTTAGTTCAAATTTGTGGAGATTCTTTTTGTTCATAAAGTTGGTCAGCATAATCTAGTGAATTACTGTGTAATTTGTCACTTTCTAAATGATCAGACTCTTCTCAAAATGCTATACTTTGTTAACATGTGTAGTCAGTGGGCTACTTATGATACAAAGGAAAGCATTTCTTGGCTGAATAAATTTTCTCATCTGTCAGATATACCCTCCAATCAATGTCCTGCCATCACTGTCTCGTCTAATGAAGGTTAgctgataaaaataaaatgcagtTTATTTGGTTTTGTTATTGCTGGAGAAAGATAGTGTTTTCATGTTTTACAATGCCGCTCCATTACTTTTGCAGAGTGCTATTGGTGAGGGTATGACTCGTAGGGATCACTCCGACGTGTCTAACCAGGTTGGATTTCTATTTCATCATAAAATATTAATGGTTGCTAAAACGATTTGCTCAAGCAATTTACCTTTTTCTTTTGTATCTGGCTAAAAATCTTAATTTTTATATGCTTAGCTCTATGCAAACTATGCCATCGGAAAGGATGTTCAAGCAATGAAAGCCGTGGTCGGAGAAGAAGCGCTTTCCTCAGAAGATCTGGTCTGTCATTTCCACGTTTATACATAAAACAATCACAGCAACACAAGTTAAAACAAATACACTTACCAAAATTGTGTAAACATGCAGCTATATCTGGAGTTCCTCGATAAATTCGAGAAGAAGTTTGTTGCTCAGGGAGCATATGACACCCGCAATATCTTTCAGTCGCTCGATCTGGCATGGACACTTCTCCGGATCTTCCCCCGAGAACTGCTCCATCGTATCCCAGCAAAGACGCTTGACCAATACTACAGCAGGGATGCGTCCAACTGAGAGGGAAGAGAGGAAAAATTGGAATCTTAGTTTCTGCCAACACTTTGTCATCTATTGTTTGGTGTATATTATGTTGGGTGGTTTTatatcctcctctagctccttCCGAATAAGCATTGACGACGGCCCACGGAAGCGAACTCTCTCCGGCAGGCGAAAGACTTACATTCATTGGTAAAGAGAAGCAGTTAGATCCGGTAATGAAGAGCATTTGCCTGCTTTTATATTTCAAATTCGAGAAATTGCTTGCATTGTTTTCTCAAGTAAGGGCGGCTTCCTTTCAACTTTCAAATGCTACTGACAATTTGAtctccatcatcatcatcatcatcatcatcatcatcatcatcatcatcatcatcatcatcatcatcatcatcatcatcatcatcatcatcatcatcatcatcatcatcatcatcatcatcatcatcatcatcatcatcatcatcatcatcatcatcatcatcatcatcatcatcatcatcatcatcatcatcatcatcatcatcatcatcatcatcatcatcatcatcatcatcatcatcatcatcatcatcatcatcatcatcatcatcatcatcatcatcatcatcatcatcatcataaatAAGTGGGAATATGCTTTCGTTCATCTATAACTATAAGCAGTGCAATTTCTTAAGCTTTCCTTTATTTATCAACTTATTTAATGTGCCTATGTTTGACATTCATTAAAGCCATATGTTATGACCAACGATTTCACATATTTCCAAAAATTGTTTAGCTCTTCTATCAAGCGCATAATAATAATGAGAGAACTCGGTTAAGATAGGCTTCCAATTATATATAAGTGATGCAATCTATCATACAAAAACACACACCATCGAGTCTATTTATTTAATCGGGAAGGCCTGATCTGAGAGACTCTAGGATGAATTGGTTGAGTTTCGCTGCCATTTCCACTCTCTCCCACCTCTGTTTCCGCTTCgtctccgcctccgcctccgcctccaaGTGTCTGTGATCGAGCTGCACTAGGCACCGGGCGTAGAGCACAGGCTCCATCTCCACCAGCATCTCCTTCACACTGTGTGTCAGCTGCCGCACGCTTTTGCTCCAATGCCCTCTCACGTTCTCCTCCATTCCTTCCACTACCACGGACAACACCTCCTCTACTGCTTCGGCTTGCAACGCCATCTTCACAAACCGCTCGTTGTTCCACATGTAGAGCGCTCGTTCTGCAACCTGCAACGTGAGAGTTAGCCAAGATAGATGAAATTAGCAAACTACTATCGATGGAATTTTCCAAAGCCTCCAAGATAAAAATACTCAACTAAGCTATAATCCATAAGAATCTGTTTCGGTACATTGAAATagaattttatgaaatgtt is part of the Salvia splendens isolate huo1 chromosome 6, SspV2, whole genome shotgun sequence genome and encodes:
- the LOC121808242 gene encoding V-type proton ATPase subunit B 2, whose protein sequence is MGAENNVDMEEGTLEIGMEYRTVSGVAGPLVILDKVKGPKYQEIVNIRLGDGTTRRGQVLEVDGEKAVVQVFEGTSGIDNKYTTVQFTGEVLKTPVSLDMLGRIFNGSGKPIDNGPPILPEAYLDISGSSINPSERTYPEEMIQTGISTIDVMNSIARGQKIPLFSAAGLPHNEIAAQICRQAGLVKRLEKSDNLLEGGEEDNFAIVFAAMGVNMETAQFFKRDFEENGSMERVTLFLNLANDPTIERIITPRIALTTAEYLAYECGKHVLVILTDMSSYADALREVSAAREEVPGRRGYPGYMYTDLATIYERAGRIEGRKGSITQIPILTMPNDDITHPTPDLTGYITEGQIYIDRQLYNRQIYPPINVLPSLSRLMKSAIGEGMTRRDHSDVSNQLYANYAIGKDVQAMKAVVGEEALSSEDLLYLEFLDKFEKKFVAQGAYDTRNIFQSLDLAWTLLRIFPRELLHRIPAKTLDQYYSRDASN